In Humulus lupulus chromosome 7, drHumLupu1.1, whole genome shotgun sequence, the following are encoded in one genomic region:
- the LOC133790686 gene encoding uncharacterized protein LOC133790686: MQNDEVIWQVIRHKHCSFMAKIETGIFCRNPYNVTGICNRSSCPLANSRYATIRDHDGVFYLYMKTIERAHMPNKLWERVKLPRNYEKALEIIDKHLMYWPKFLVHKTKQRLTKMTQMRIRMRKLALKTREKIMTTPRKEKKRESRREEKAEKAALLDKSIEKELLERLKKGVYGDIYNYPVKEYNKVLEQEELQLASEEEEVEEEPEIEYVEGYEELEEEDDIEDFDGLGIDQSHTDDDDNVGLDEDDEDAEPLLRKRVRKESVMAARKIEKDGAVAKLKKKARVIVEVEHEEDGDGRQKAVQSIA; encoded by the exons ATGCAGAACGATGAGGTTATATGGCAGGTTATCAGGCACAAGCACTGCAGTTTTATGGCCAA AATTGAAACTGGGATTTTTTGCCGAAACCCATATAATGTGACTGGAATCTGTAACCGGAGCTCTTGCCCTCTTGCCAATAGTCGCTACGCCACCATTCGTGACCATGATG GAGTGTTCTATCTTTATATGAAAACAATTGAAAGAGCTCATATGCCTAACAAATTGTGGGAAAGAGTTAAGTTGCCCAGGAATTATGAAAAAGCACTCGAAATCATTGACAAACATTTG ATGTATTGGCCTAAATTTCTTGTACACAAGACGAAGCAGCGGCTGACAAAAATGACACAAATGAGGATACGGATGAGGAAGCTTGCATTAAAAACAAG GGAGAAAATAATGACAACACCTAGAAAAGAGAAAAAGAGGGAGTCTAGGAGAGAAGAAAAGGCTGAAAAAGCTGCTTTGTTGGATAAG AGTATCGAAAAAGAATTACTAGAACGCCTTAAAAAAGGAGTTTATGGTGATATATATAACTATCCTGTCAAAGAATACAACAAGGTTCTCGAGCAGGAAGAATTACAGCTTGCCagcgaagaagaagaagttgaggAG GAACCTGAGATTGAATATGTTGAAGGTTATGAGGAACTTGAGGAAGAGGATGATATAGAAGATTTTGATGGTCTTGGAATTGACCAAAGTCACACGGATGATGATGATAATG TTGGACtggatgaagatgatgaagatgcGGAACCACTTCTTCGCAAGAGAGTAAGAAAAGAGTCTGTTATGGCTGCtagaaagattgagaaagatggAGCTGTTGCTAAATTGAAAAAGAAGGCGAGGGTAATTGTTGAG GTTGAGCATGAAGAAGATGGTGATGGAAGACAGAAGGCAGTCCAAAGTATTGCTTGA
- the LOC133790687 gene encoding uncharacterized protein LOC133790687, whose translation MVMAWILQSVSREIAASIMFQDSATAMWKDLHERFNQGNGPRIFQLHTSVHTIKQGDSDVNSYFTRLKAIWDELKEFQPIIPCSCGCKCGVVERLLGYYHRDQIIQFLAGLNDSFSSVRAQILLYDPLPLLSKVFSMISQEKRQRSLGHTMPFIAATAGSHTSTKPPSSRSKKPRPTCSHCLKPGHLVEKCFFLHGFPPGYGDKRRQDEAIKPSVHQASASGSILGKPPVLSQTELNQQLISLLSQNLQHTVAATDTNMPIVSQVSGTLSDFQDWDC comes from the exons ATGGTTATGGCTTGGATTTTACAATCCGTTTCTCGTGAAATTGCAGCTAGCATTATGTTTCAAGATTCAGCCACCGCTATGTGGAAGGACCTCCATGAGCGATTTAATCAAGGCAATGGTCCTCGGATATTCCAGCTTCACACTTCAGTCCACACCATCAAACAAGGTGACTCGGATGTCAATTCCTACTTTACTCGTCTCAAAGCTATTTGGGATGAACTTAAGGAGTTTCAGCCAATTATCCCTTGTTCTTGTGGCTGTAAATGTGGTGTTGTTGAAAGATTGCTTGGATATTATCACAGGGATCAAATTATACAATTTCTGGCGGGTCTCAATGACTCTTTTTCTTCTGTGAGAGCCCAAATTCTGCTCTATGATCCTCTTCCTCTGCTGTCCAAAGTTTTCTCCATGATCTCTCAAGAAAAAAGACAAAGAAGTCTAGGCCACACCATGCCTTTCATTGCTGCTACTGCGGGTTCACACACTTCTACCAAGCCTCCTTCATCAAGATCAAAGAAACCGAGACCCACTTGTTCTCATTGTCTCAAGCCGGGTCACTTAGTGGAAAAATGCTTTTTTCTTCATGGGTTTCCTCCTGGGTACGGTGACAAGCGTCGTCAAGATGAAGCTATCAAACCTTCTGTTCATCAAGCTTCCGCTTCTGGGTCGATTTTAGGCAAACCACCTGTGCTGTCCCAAACCGAGCTCAATCAGCAGCTTATCTCCCTTCTAAGTCAGAATCTTCAGCACACCGTGGCTGCCACAGACACCAATATGCCGATTGTCTCACAAGTATCTG GCACCCTCTCGGACTTCCAAGATTGGGATTGCTAA
- the LOC133790682 gene encoding low-specificity L-threonine aldolase 1-like → MVTRRVDLRSDTVTKPTETMRAAMATAEVDDDVLGNDPTAFRLESEMAKMMDKEAALFVPSGTMGNLISVLVHCDIRGSEVILGHNSHIHIYENGGISTIGGVHPRTVKNNADGTMDIDAIEASIRDPKGELVYPTTRLICLENTHGNTGGRVLSVEYTDRVGEVAKKHGLKLHIDGARIFNAAVALGVPVSRLVQAADSVSVCLSKGLGAPVGTIIVGSQSFINKARRLRKTLGGGMRQVGVLCAAALVAVQENVAKLESDHKKTKFLADGLSKVEGLEVDVDSVETNMIFIEILKHSKLNAEKLRKKLEEHGIFMMQESSSRIRIVMHHQISFNDAQFTLSCFQQALGGVHEENGN, encoded by the exons ATGGTGACAAGAAGAGTGGATCTCCGGTCTGACACAGTGACCAAACCAACCGAAACAATGCGAGCTGCCATGGCTACGGCTGAAGTGGACGACGACGTTTTGGGAAATGACCCGACTGCGTTTCGATTGGAATCAGAAATGGCAAAGATGATGGACAAAGAAGCTGCACTTTTTGTTCCCTCAGGGACTATGGGGAACCTAATTAGTGTTCTTGTTCATTGTGACATAAGGGGGAGTGAAGTCATTCTTGGACACAATTCCCATATTCATATTTATGAGAATGGAGGCATTTCAACCATTGGTGGGGTTCATCCCAGAACAGTCAAGAACAATGCTGATGGAACTATGGATATTGATGCAATCGAGGCCTCCATTAGAGACCCCAAAGGAGAGCTTGTCTACCCAACTACAAGGCTCATCTGCTTGGAAAATACACATGGAAA CACTGGTGGTAGAGTGCTCTCTGTAGAATATACAGACAGAGTGGGAGAGGTAGCTAAGAAGCATGGTTTGAAGCTTCATATCGACGGAGCCCGAATTTTCAATGCAGCAGTT GCACTTGGTGTTCCTGTCAGCAGGCTTGTGCAAGCAGCTGATTCTGTTTCG GTATGTCTATCAAAAGGTCTGGGAGCTCCAGTTGGGACTATCATTGTTGGTTCCCAGAGCTTTATCAACAAG GCTAGAAGGTTGAGAAAAACTCTAGGTGGAGGAATGAGACAGGTTGGCGTTCTTTGTGCCGCCGCTTTGGTTGCTGTGCAAGAGAATGTTGCGAAACTAGAGTCTGATCACAAGAAAACCAAGTTTTTGGCAG ATGGGCTGAGTAAGGTGGAAGGACTAGAGGTGGATGTTGATTCAGTAGAGACCAACATG ATATTCATCGAAATACTCAAACACTCGAAGTTGAATGCAGAAAAGCTTCGCAAGAAGCTAGAAGAGCATGGCATATTTATGATGCAAGAGAGCTCATCCAG AATAAGAATTGTTATGCACCACCAAATTTCATTCAATGATGCCCAATTTACCTTGTCATGCTTTCAG CAAGCTCTGGGTGGAGTGCATGAAGAAAATGGCAACTAG